A genomic region of Rhipicephalus sanguineus isolate Rsan-2018 chromosome 1, BIME_Rsan_1.4, whole genome shotgun sequence contains the following coding sequences:
- the LOC119405385 gene encoding putative aminopeptidase W07G4.4 isoform X2, producing the protein MADTAHLLFPVSVESSESAEFDCVVIVGTGLDATNLQGGILDKYREPLVAYKQVDKNAEDEVFVLNLPEKFSIRRLVYSPTGPLNRDFDDVRAFADAACKGVKRATAAGSTKPLVVLPAKSGNFNSYDVVTVLGTLHGLYVPLEIREDVPSRKQKVTRLGFANFPATVPNGDKAFALALAIERARIVCRDIGGSDPERMAAPRVAEYVQQVFKNSPVNVEVLADDGRILKEYPLLAAVNRATKAVSRHHCRMIHLTYTPEGPIKKTLFIVGKGVTYDTGGADVKAGGHMAGMHRDKCGAAAVAGFFKVLSELRPKGVKVYGAMAMVRNSIGSECYVSDEIITSRAGVRVRIGNTDAEGRMAMADALCEFKEKALNEVNPRIFTIATLTGHACIAVGDGYSIIMDNGPARSNAVSTTVQAAGDEIGDMFEVSTVRREDFNFVRGPSEYEDLIQCNNEPSSRTPRGHQMPAAFLIKASGLDKHGLDSERPLCYSHIDIAASSGPFPGVPTGAPIAALTQAYLLD; encoded by the exons GTAGACAAAAATGCTGAAGACGAGGTGTTTGTTCTGAATCTGCCGGAGAAGTTTAGCATCAGACGCCTC GTCTATTCGCCGACCGGACCGCTGAACCGAGACTTCGACGATGTGCGTGCCTTCGCTGACGCTGCCTGCAAAGGTGTGAAAAG GGCCACGGCTGCGGGCAGCACCAAGCCTCTCGTGGTTCTTCCAGCCAAGTCCGGAAACTTCAACAGCTATGACGTGGTCACGGTCCTCGGCACCCTGCACGGACTCTACGTG CCCTTGGAGATCCGGGAGGATGTTCCAAGCCGAAAACAAAAAGTTACTCGGCTAGGCTTCGCCAACTTCCCAGCGACGGTGCCGAACGGCGACAAGGCCTTCGCGCTTGCTTTGGCCATCGAGCGAGCCAG GATCGTGTGCCGGGACATCGGCGGCAGCGACCCCGAGCGCATGGCGGCGCCCCGTGTGGCCGAGTACGTGCAGCAAGTGTTCAAGAATTCGCCGGTCAACGTGGAGGTGCTTGCTGACGACGGCCGCATTCTGAAAGAGTACCCGCTGCTTGCCGCCGTCAACAGAGCAACAAAAg CCGTTTCAAGGCATCATTGCAGGATGATACACCTTACTTACACTCCCGAGGGGCCGATCAAGAAAACCCTGTTCATCGTGGGAAAG GGCGTGACGTACGACACCGGTGGCGCCGATGTCAAAGCCGGTGGCCACATGGCCGGCATGCATCGCGACAAGTGCGGCGCCGCAGCCGTGGCCGGCTTCTTCAAG GTGCTGAGCGAGCTTCGTCCCAAGGGCGTGAAAGTGTACGGTGCTATGGCAATGGTCCGAAACAGCATCGGCTCAG AGTGTTACGTGTCTGACGAGATCATCACATCACGCGCGGGGGTGCGCGTCAGGATTGGAAACACCGACGCCGAAGGACGTATGGCCATGGCGGACGCTCTTTGCGAGTTCAAGGAAAAG GCACTGAATGAAGTGAATCCACGCATATTCACCATCGCTACCCTGACGGGACACGCATGCATCGCCGTTGGAGACGGCTATTCG ATCATCATGGATAACGGCCCAGCCCGTTCGAACGCCGTGAGCACCACCGTGCAAGCTGCGGGTGACGAGATCGGAGACATGTTCGAGGTGTCCACGGTTCGTCGAGAG GACTTCAACTTCGTGCGTGGTCCGTCAGAGTACGAAGATCTGATTCAGTGTAACAACGAGCCGTCGTCGCGCACTCCGAGGGGTCACCAAATGCCGGCCGCTTTCCTCATCAAGGCATCGGGTCTGGACAAG CACGGCCTGGATTCCGAGCGACCGCTCTGCTACTCTCACATCGACATCGCCGCCAGCTCGGGACCGTTCCCAGGCGTGCCGACGGGCGCTCCCATCGCGGCTCTCACTCAGGCTTATCTTTTGGACTGA